TTTTCATTGGGTTTATCTCCTAATATCTCTTATTTAATTTTACCTAATAGTGTGTTAAGGTCAGTTTCTGCGACCTTTAAATCGTAAATAGCCTGCAGGCGATTTAACTTTGCCTGTCGGAGAGCAAGTTCAGCGTCGTTTACTTCGAGTTGTGTGGCAAGGTTATTTTCAAGTCTTCTTTTAGCAATTTCATACCCTTCAGTAGCTTGTTGAACAGTTTTATTTTGTCCTTCTATCCTTTTAACTGCTTGTTCAAGACGATAAAGCACGCTTAAAAGCTGAGTTTTAAGAGCTTCAGTAAAATTTCTTTTCTGTTCTTCAGCTTGGTTTAATCCAATTTCAGCTTGACTAACTCTTGCTTGTGTTTTAAAGCCGTTGAAAACAGGAACTTGAAGTTGTAAACCAAGCACAAAAGTTTTAACCCATCTATAATCAGAAAATTTAAAATCGTTGGCTTGTGCCTGGTATTGATAATTACCGAATCCAGCTAACGTAGGTAAATAAGCTGATTTTTCAAGTGAAAGGTTTTTATTGTTCAATTCCACTTGTTTATTTAGAATTGCTAAATCGGGATTGTTTGCTAATAGTTTGTCCATCACCTCTTTTTGATTGGGCAATTCATAAGGCTCCTGAAAATCCATTTCACCAGTAACATCAATTTCTTCGTTTGAATTGAGACCAATTGCGACTTTTAATGCTTCTAAAGAAAGTTTATAATTGTTTTCCATTTGAAGCACAGTAGGTTTAAGATTTTCTACTTGGACCTCAGCTCGAAGGACATCATAATCTGAGAGTTGACCAGCTTTATTAAGTCTTTTAATATTTTCGAAATTATCCTGCGCATTTTTAAGACTTTGTTGCATTACATCTTTTGTCTCTCTCGCTAATAGAACTGATAGAAAAGCTTTTTTGACATTAGCAATAACTTTGTTTTTAACGCTGCGATAATTTTCTTGTGCAATTTTTAAACCATCGGAGGCTAAGCCAATACCTTCATAAAGGGACCAAGAAAAAAGTGGAATTGACAAAGAAGCTTGTGCTAAGTATGAATTATTCGATCCTATTTTAAGTGTTGTGCCAAAAGGTGAACCAGGTGGTAAAAATAAAACTGGTAACTCAATGTAACGTTGATATTGACC
This genomic interval from Melioribacteraceae bacterium 4301-Me contains the following:
- a CDS encoding TolC family protein, with the protein product MKKIVLSVLFFAFIKFNYAQTNQTTFLSLEQAINLALEKNADLKIAEMEINKSEQKLREARSGLFPKIDLSGQYQRYIELPVLFLPPGSPFGTTLKIGSNNSYLAQASLSIPLFSWSLYEGIGLASDGLKIAQENYRSVKNKVIANVKKAFLSVLLARETKDVMQQSLKNAQDNFENIKRLNKAGQLSDYDVLRAEVQVENLKPTVLQMENNYKLSLEALKVAIGLNSNEEIDVTGEMDFQEPYELPNQKEVMDKLLANNPDLAILNKQVELNNKNLSLEKSAYLPTLAGFGNYQYQAQANDFKFSDYRWVKTFVLGLQLQVPVFNGFKTQARVSQAEIGLNQAEEQKRNFTEALKTQLLSVLYRLEQAVKRIEGQNKTVQQATEGYEIAKRRLENNLATQLEVNDAELALRQAKLNRLQAIYDLKVAETDLNTLLGKIK